Proteins from a single region of Sinorhizobium alkalisoli:
- the ppdK gene encoding pyruvate, phosphate dikinase has translation MTKWVYTFGGGKAEGHAGHRDRLGGKGANLAEMCNLGLPVPPGLTIVTDACNSYLANGRTMPEGLRSQVREGISRMEEVTGRLFGDTTRPLLLSVRSGARASMPGMMDTVLNLGLNDQSVHALGHDAGDARFAWDSYRRFIQMYGDVVLGVDHDVFEEILEEEKARLGHEQDTELSAVEWQHVIARYKEAIEEVLGEPFPQDPEVQLWGAVGAVFSSWMNPRAITYRHLHGIPSSWGTAVNIQAMVFGNLGNSSATGVAFTRNPSTGERELYGEFLVNAQGEDVVAGIRTPQNITEAARIASGSDRPSLEKLMPEAFAEFEQICSTLERHYRDMQDLEFTIERGKLWMLQTRSGKRTAKAALKIAVDMAEEGLISKEVAVTRIDPASLDQLLHPTIDPHARRDIIGSGLPASPGAATGEIVFNSEEAVQAVKEGRKVLLVRVETSPEDIHGMHAAEGILTTRGGMTSHAAVVARGMGTPCVSGAGNIRVDYRSETLITASVTLKKGDVITIDGSSGQVLKGEIPMLQPELSGDFGKIMQWADQSRRMTVRTNAETPADARAARSFGAEGIGLCRTEHMFFEDDRINVMREMILAEDEDGRRAALAKLLPMQRSDFAELFSIMHGLPVTIRLLDPPLHEFLPKTDAEIHEVASVLSLDPAHLRQRVEALHEFNPMLGHRGCRLAISHPEIAEMQARAIFEAAVEAGRQTGAPVVPEIMVPLVGLRAELDYVKDRIDAIAKEVIGEAGMKIDYLVGTMIELPRAALSAATIAESADFFSFGTNDLTQTTFGISRDDAAMFLATYQQKGIIEQDPFVSLDFDGVGELIQIAAERGRRTKNGLKLGICGEHGGDPDSIRFCEETGLDYVSCSPFRVPIARLAAAQAAINGNAKVEAMAAS, from the coding sequence GATGGAAGAAGTCACCGGCCGCCTGTTCGGCGATACCACCCGCCCTTTGCTTCTTTCCGTTCGTTCGGGGGCTCGCGCCTCCATGCCCGGCATGATGGACACGGTTCTCAATCTCGGGCTCAACGATCAGTCGGTGCATGCGCTTGGCCACGATGCCGGCGATGCGCGATTCGCCTGGGACAGTTACCGCCGCTTTATCCAGATGTACGGCGATGTCGTCCTGGGCGTCGACCATGATGTCTTCGAGGAGATCCTGGAAGAAGAGAAGGCGCGGCTCGGGCACGAGCAGGATACGGAGCTTTCTGCCGTCGAATGGCAGCACGTGATTGCCCGCTACAAGGAAGCGATCGAGGAGGTTTTGGGCGAGCCCTTTCCACAGGACCCGGAGGTCCAGCTCTGGGGCGCGGTCGGAGCCGTCTTCTCGAGCTGGATGAATCCGCGCGCGATTACCTACCGCCATCTCCACGGCATCCCTTCAAGCTGGGGCACGGCGGTCAATATCCAGGCGATGGTCTTCGGCAATCTCGGCAACTCGTCGGCGACCGGCGTCGCCTTCACGCGCAATCCCTCGACCGGCGAGAGGGAACTCTACGGCGAATTCCTCGTCAATGCCCAGGGTGAGGATGTTGTTGCGGGCATTCGCACGCCGCAGAACATCACCGAAGCAGCGCGGATCGCTTCCGGCTCCGATAGGCCGTCGCTCGAGAAGCTGATGCCCGAGGCCTTCGCCGAATTCGAGCAGATATGCAGCACGCTCGAGCGGCATTATCGCGACATGCAGGATCTCGAATTCACCATCGAGCGGGGCAAGCTCTGGATGCTGCAGACCCGCTCCGGCAAGCGGACCGCCAAGGCGGCGCTGAAGATCGCCGTCGACATGGCGGAAGAGGGGCTGATTTCGAAGGAAGTGGCGGTGACGCGCATCGATCCCGCCTCGCTCGACCAACTCCTGCACCCGACCATCGACCCGCATGCGCGCCGCGACATCATCGGATCCGGCCTGCCGGCCTCGCCGGGGGCGGCGACCGGTGAGATCGTGTTCAACTCGGAGGAGGCGGTCCAGGCGGTCAAGGAAGGTCGCAAGGTTCTCCTGGTGCGCGTCGAGACGAGCCCGGAGGATATCCATGGCATGCACGCAGCCGAAGGCATCCTGACCACCCGCGGCGGCATGACGAGCCATGCGGCGGTCGTCGCCCGCGGCATGGGCACCCCTTGCGTGTCCGGCGCCGGCAACATCCGTGTCGACTATCGCAGCGAAACGCTGATCACGGCGAGCGTGACGCTGAAGAAGGGCGATGTCATCACCATCGATGGATCGTCCGGGCAGGTGCTGAAGGGCGAGATCCCGATGCTACAGCCGGAACTGTCGGGCGATTTCGGCAAGATCATGCAATGGGCCGATCAGAGCCGCCGCATGACGGTGCGCACCAATGCGGAGACACCGGCCGACGCGCGTGCCGCTCGCTCCTTCGGCGCCGAGGGTATCGGCCTCTGCCGCACCGAGCACATGTTCTTCGAGGACGACCGCATCAATGTGATGCGCGAGATGATCCTCGCCGAAGACGAGGACGGCCGGCGCGCGGCGCTCGCAAAACTGCTGCCGATGCAGCGCTCCGACTTCGCCGAGCTCTTCTCGATCATGCATGGCCTGCCGGTGACGATCCGCCTGCTCGATCCGCCGCTGCACGAGTTCCTGCCGAAGACGGACGCGGAAATCCACGAGGTCGCAAGCGTTCTGTCGCTCGATCCCGCGCATTTGCGCCAGCGCGTCGAAGCGCTGCACGAATTCAATCCTATGCTCGGTCATCGCGGTTGCCGGCTGGCGATCTCCCATCCGGAGATCGCCGAAATGCAGGCCCGCGCCATTTTTGAGGCTGCGGTCGAGGCCGGCCGGCAGACGGGCGCTCCCGTCGTTCCCGAGATCATGGTGCCGCTGGTCGGGCTGCGCGCCGAGCTCGACTACGTCAAGGACCGGATCGACGCCATCGCCAAGGAGGTGATCGGCGAGGCGGGCATGAAGATCGATTATCTGGTTGGGACGATGATCGAATTGCCGCGGGCGGCACTCAGCGCCGCGACGATCGCCGAGTCGGCGGATTTCTTTTCTTTCGGCACAAACGACCTGACGCAGACCACTTTCGGTATCTCGCGCGACGATGCGGCGATGTTCCTCGCCACCTATCAGCAAAAAGGCATCATCGAGCAGGATCCGTTCGTCTCGCTTGACTTTGACGGTGTCGGCGAGTTGATCCAGATCGCCGCTGAACGCGGACGCCGGACCAAGAACGGTCTGAAGCTCGGGATCTGCGGCGAGCATGGCGGCGATCCCGACTCGATCCGCTTCTGCGAAGAAACCGGCCTCGACTACGTCTCGTGCTCGCCCTTCCGAGTGCCGATCGCGCGGCTGGCGGCGGCACAGGCGGCGATCAACGGCAATGCCAAGGTGGAGGCGATGGCCGCGAGCTGA
- a CDS encoding DUF1499 domain-containing protein, producing the protein MVVRYERPYSYAAHWARRLARIGFLIFVLSLAAHRFGPLTTPHFLVLAFAAAALAAAGVLLAAVGLARLWQMAAMGGKASVSALFYAALPIAFLGYCAAQYLMRPAIYDISTDTVMPPPWIRAPKAEENWMKRRPIVTPEDREAQIVAYPGLTGRRYEGALDRVFQGVRKVVDETGMSPTAELGVENARADLEDLAVRPGAGVDTSTELQVIPVPAVRPAPPGVDGGIPGRRPGDVVLQGEWRTLIVGFRFDVLVRLREEAETTFVDLRVASRYGPHDLGMGAAFAEEFLRTLDAELLGIAGD; encoded by the coding sequence ATGGTTGTTCGCTACGAGCGTCCCTATTCCTATGCCGCCCATTGGGCGCGCCGGCTTGCCCGCATAGGCTTCCTCATCTTCGTGCTGTCGCTTGCCGCGCATCGCTTCGGTCCGCTGACGACGCCACATTTTCTGGTGCTGGCTTTCGCCGCCGCCGCCTTGGCCGCCGCCGGCGTGCTGCTCGCGGCGGTCGGGCTCGCGCGCTTGTGGCAGATGGCGGCCATGGGCGGCAAGGCGTCCGTGTCGGCGCTCTTCTATGCGGCGCTTCCGATCGCGTTCCTTGGTTATTGCGCTGCGCAATACCTGATGCGCCCCGCGATCTATGACATCAGCACCGATACGGTGATGCCGCCGCCCTGGATCAGGGCACCCAAGGCCGAGGAGAATTGGATGAAGCGCAGGCCGATCGTGACGCCCGAGGATCGCGAGGCGCAGATCGTCGCCTATCCCGGGCTCACTGGCCGGCGCTATGAAGGTGCTCTCGACCGGGTGTTCCAAGGCGTGCGTAAGGTCGTCGACGAAACGGGCATGAGCCCCACCGCCGAACTCGGCGTGGAAAATGCGCGCGCCGACCTCGAGGACCTTGCCGTTCGCCCCGGCGCCGGCGTGGATACCAGCACGGAACTGCAAGTGATTCCGGTACCGGCCGTGCGTCCGGCCCCACCAGGCGTGGATGGCGGCATACCGGGACGGCGCCCCGGCGACGTGGTGCTGCAGGGCGAGTGGCGCACTTTGATCGTCGGCTTTCGCTTCGATGTGCTGGTTCGTCTGCGTGAGGAGGCGGAAACCACCTTCGTCGACCTCCGCGTCGCCTCGCGCTACGGCCCGCACGATCTCGGTATGGGCGCAGCCTTCGCCGAGGAATTCCTGCGGACGCTCGATGCCGAACTCCTCGGGATCGCGGGGGATTGA
- a CDS encoding MBL fold metallo-hydrolase: MQGPDFDLDFKPAHGEAVPVAGDVQRITVNNPGPFTFHGTNTYIVGRGSVAVIDPGPEDEAHFRALMTALKGREVTHIAVSHTHRDHSPLARRLKEATGAVIFGEGPHRAARPLHEGESNPFAESSDTDFAPDIALADGERIEGDGWRLTAVATPGHTANHMAFALDGTGILFSADHVMAWATSIVAPPDGAMADYMASLDKLLAREDRLYLPGHGGPVTAPDSFVRALKAHRKMRERAVLQRLRAGDRMIPDMVKVIYASTDPRLHGAAALSVLAHIEDLIEHGRIETDGPPSLFGEFRLVL, encoded by the coding sequence ATGCAGGGCCCGGACTTCGACCTCGATTTCAAACCTGCCCATGGCGAGGCGGTGCCGGTCGCCGGCGACGTGCAGCGGATCACCGTCAACAATCCCGGCCCTTTCACCTTCCACGGCACCAACACCTATATCGTCGGCCGCGGCTCGGTCGCAGTGATCGATCCGGGGCCGGAGGACGAGGCGCATTTCCGGGCGCTAATGACAGCGCTCAAGGGCCGCGAGGTGACACATATCGCCGTCAGCCACACGCATCGCGACCATTCGCCCCTTGCCCGCCGGCTGAAAGAGGCGACTGGCGCGGTCATCTTTGGTGAAGGGCCCCACCGGGCAGCGCGACCCCTGCATGAAGGCGAGAGCAATCCTTTCGCCGAAAGCTCCGACACGGATTTTGCGCCAGACATCGCGCTTGCCGATGGTGAGCGGATCGAGGGCGACGGCTGGAGGCTGACCGCGGTTGCAACGCCGGGGCACACCGCCAACCACATGGCCTTCGCGCTCGACGGCACCGGCATCCTTTTCTCCGCAGATCACGTCATGGCCTGGGCAACGAGTATCGTCGCGCCGCCGGACGGAGCGATGGCCGATTATATGGCCTCGCTCGACAAGCTGCTTGCCCGCGAGGACCGGCTCTACCTGCCCGGCCATGGCGGCCCCGTCACAGCGCCCGACTCCTTCGTCCGCGCGCTGAAGGCGCACCGGAAGATGCGCGAGCGCGCCGTTCTCCAACGACTGCGCGCCGGCGACCGGATGATCCCGGACATGGTGAAGGTGATCTACGCGTCGACCGACCCGCGCCTGCACGGTGCGGCGGCACTTTCGGTACTCGCGCATATCGAGGACCTGATCGAGCACGGTCGCATAGAGACCGACGGCCCGCCCTCGCTGTTCGGGGAGTTTCGGCTCGTCCTCTGA
- a CDS encoding cupin has protein sequence MSQFRARPPAVPTVLTDDAVVRIIRWDFEPGADTGHHVHGLGYVVVPMTDCQFLVEEEVGTRRIDVAKGAAYRRDAGVAHNVVKAGSETMSFIEIEYK, from the coding sequence ATGAGCCAGTTTCGCGCACGTCCGCCTGCCGTCCCGACGGTGCTCACCGACGACGCCGTCGTCCGGATCATCCGTTGGGACTTCGAACCCGGTGCCGATACGGGACATCACGTCCACGGGCTTGGCTACGTCGTGGTACCTATGACGGACTGTCAGTTTTTGGTGGAAGAGGAAGTTGGCACCCGCCGGATCGATGTCGCCAAGGGCGCCGCCTATCGGCGTGACGCGGGTGTGGCACACAATGTCGTCAAGGCCGGCAGCGAGACCATGTCCTTCATCGAGATCGAGTACAAGTGA
- the rpsU gene encoding 30S ribosomal protein S21, with protein MQVTVRDNNVEQALRVLKKKMQREGLFREMRARSSYEKPSEKRAREKAEAVRRQRKLARKRLQREGLLPAPKKAQRPR; from the coding sequence TTGCAAGTCACGGTTCGAGACAACAATGTCGAGCAGGCCCTTCGGGTGCTGAAGAAGAAGATGCAACGCGAGGGGCTTTTTCGCGAAATGCGCGCCCGAAGCAGCTATGAAAAGCCGTCGGAGAAGCGGGCCCGCGAGAAGGCCGAGGCCGTGCGCCGGCAGCGCAAGCTTGCCCGAAAACGGCTCCAGCGCGAAGGGCTCTTGCCGGCACCGAAAAAGGCGCAGCGCCCTCGATAA
- a CDS encoding cold-shock protein, protein MNSGTVKWFNATKGFGFIQPEDGAADVFVHISAVERAGMSSLKEGQKVGFELAQDRRTGKTSAENLRSL, encoded by the coding sequence GTGAATTCTGGAACCGTAAAGTGGTTTAACGCCACGAAGGGATTTGGCTTCATTCAGCCGGAAGATGGCGCGGCCGACGTGTTCGTGCACATCTCCGCCGTCGAGCGCGCCGGCATGTCTTCCCTCAAGGAAGGTCAGAAGGTCGGCTTCGAGCTTGCCCAGGACCGCCGCACAGGCAAGACGTCGGCAGAAAATCTCCGATCCCTCTGA
- the cysN gene encoding sulfate adenylyltransferase subunit CysN produces the protein MTAPAVANAALDEIAVALPSQEPARATRDSRPLRLITCGSVDDGKSTLIGRLLWDTKAVKEDQAASLQRDSSGKQNDLGLPDFALLLDGLQAEREQGITIDVAYRYFSTDKRSFIVADTPGHEQYTRNMATGASTADLAVLLVDARVGLLEQTRRHATIATLMGIRQFVLAVNKIDLTNYDRSRFEQISHEFRELALSLGVRQVTAIPVSALKGENVVYDGRASMPWYEGPTLIEVLELATTRSAQTVGFRLPVQRVSRPGESFRGYQGTVAGGSVKPGDSVVILPSGMVANVTKIVTFDLVRNAAVAGDAITLVLDRQVDVSRGDMIAAIDSQPMTGLAFDAHIVALQPEGIQPGKRYWLKSGSRRQRVQVQPISQLELKSGKWNHADELPMNAIGKVHLTFDEQAIFDTYEQNRTTGAFILIDPDTNNTVAGGMINARRATIGGIHAEEHRVIMSLPADLADQLMATEIFASRREDVDIRRVNAAKAIEAIDAIDE, from the coding sequence ATGACTGCACCGGCAGTAGCAAACGCAGCCCTGGACGAAATCGCCGTTGCCCTCCCCTCACAGGAACCGGCGCGAGCCACTCGTGATTCCCGGCCGTTGCGCCTCATTACCTGCGGTAGCGTCGACGACGGCAAGTCGACGCTGATCGGCCGCCTGCTTTGGGATACCAAGGCGGTGAAGGAAGACCAGGCGGCAAGCCTGCAGCGCGATTCCAGCGGCAAACAGAACGACCTCGGCCTGCCCGACTTCGCGCTGCTGCTCGATGGGCTGCAGGCTGAACGCGAACAGGGCATCACCATCGACGTCGCCTATCGCTATTTCTCGACCGACAAGCGCTCCTTCATCGTCGCCGATACGCCCGGCCACGAGCAATATACCCGCAATATGGCGACCGGCGCCTCGACCGCCGATCTCGCCGTGCTGCTCGTCGATGCCCGCGTCGGCCTGCTCGAGCAAACCCGCCGGCACGCGACGATCGCAACGCTGATGGGCATCCGTCAGTTCGTGCTCGCCGTCAACAAGATCGACCTGACGAACTACGACCGTTCCCGTTTCGAGCAGATCTCGCATGAGTTCAGGGAACTGGCGCTGTCGCTCGGCGTGCGCCAGGTGACGGCGATCCCGGTTTCGGCGCTGAAGGGCGAGAACGTCGTCTATGACGGCCGCGCCTCAATGCCCTGGTACGAGGGCCCGACGCTGATCGAGGTGCTGGAACTGGCGACGACCCGTTCGGCCCAGACAGTCGGTTTCCGCCTGCCGGTGCAGCGCGTGTCCCGCCCGGGCGAAAGCTTCCGTGGCTATCAGGGCACGGTTGCCGGCGGATCGGTGAAGCCCGGCGATTCCGTCGTAATTCTGCCGTCCGGCATGGTCGCGAACGTGACGAAGATCGTTACCTTCGATCTTGTGCGTAACGCAGCCGTCGCCGGCGACGCGATCACGCTCGTGCTCGACCGGCAGGTGGACGTCTCGCGCGGCGACATGATCGCGGCGATCGATAGCCAGCCGATGACCGGGCTTGCCTTCGACGCCCACATCGTCGCGCTGCAGCCGGAGGGCATCCAGCCGGGCAAGCGCTATTGGCTGAAGTCCGGCAGCCGCCGTCAGCGCGTGCAGGTGCAGCCCATCAGCCAGCTCGAGCTCAAGTCCGGCAAGTGGAACCACGCCGACGAGCTGCCGATGAACGCCATCGGCAAGGTGCATCTGACCTTCGATGAGCAGGCGATCTTCGACACCTACGAGCAGAACCGCACGACCGGTGCCTTCATCCTGATCGACCCGGACACCAACAACACGGTGGCCGGCGGCATGATCAACGCAAGGCGCGCGACGATCGGCGGCATCCATGCCGAGGAGCACCGCGTCATCATGTCGCTCCCGGCCGATCTCGCCGATCAGTTGATGGCGACGGAGATCTTCGCCAGCCGCCGCGAGGACGTCGACATCCGCCGCGTCAACGCCGCCAAGGCAATCGAGGCGATCGACGCCATCGACGAGTAA
- the cysD gene encoding sulfate adenylyltransferase subunit CysD, whose protein sequence is MPHTHPETELHNPQSTRPPLDPHLKALENEAIHIFREVAAEFERPVMLYSIGKDSSVLLHLARKAFYPGRVPFPLLHVDTGWKFREMIAFRDEIVEKYDLDLVVHTNPRGAVENVTPFTHGSALYTDIMKTEALRQALDAGQYDAAFGGARRDEEASRAKERIYSFRTPDHRWDPRNQRPELWNLYNGMIRRGESVRAFPLSNWTEVDIWRYIQAEEIPIVPLYFAEKRPIVERDGMMILAEDPRLELLPGETKREEVIRFRTLGCFPLTGAIRSSATTLDDIISELETATVSERQGRAIDRDQAGSMEKKKREGYF, encoded by the coding sequence ATGCCCCACACCCATCCGGAAACGGAATTGCACAACCCGCAGAGCACCAGGCCGCCGCTCGACCCGCATCTGAAGGCACTGGAAAACGAAGCGATTCACATCTTCCGTGAGGTCGCCGCCGAATTCGAGCGTCCGGTGATGCTCTATTCGATCGGCAAGGATTCCTCCGTTCTGCTGCACCTGGCGCGCAAGGCCTTCTATCCCGGCCGCGTGCCCTTCCCGCTGCTCCATGTCGATACGGGCTGGAAGTTCCGCGAGATGATCGCTTTCCGCGACGAGATAGTGGAGAAGTACGACCTCGACCTCGTCGTCCACACCAATCCGCGCGGTGCCGTCGAGAACGTCACACCGTTTACGCATGGTTCGGCGCTTTATACCGACATCATGAAAACCGAAGCCCTGCGCCAGGCGCTCGACGCCGGCCAGTATGACGCCGCTTTCGGTGGCGCGCGCCGCGACGAGGAAGCAAGCCGCGCCAAGGAGCGCATCTATTCCTTCCGCACGCCGGACCACCGCTGGGATCCGCGCAATCAGCGCCCGGAACTCTGGAATCTCTATAACGGCATGATCCGCCGGGGCGAAAGCGTGCGCGCATTCCCGCTCTCCAACTGGACCGAGGTCGACATCTGGCGCTACATCCAGGCGGAAGAAATCCCGATCGTGCCGCTCTATTTCGCCGAGAAGCGGCCGATCGTCGAGCGCGACGGCATGATGATCCTCGCCGAGGATCCGCGCCTCGAGCTGCTTCCGGGCGAGACCAAGCGCGAAGAGGTCATCCGCTTCCGCACGCTCGGCTGCTTCCCGCTCACGGGCGCGATCCGCTCCAGCGCCACGACGCTCGACGACATCATTTCCGAACTTGAAACCGCGACCGTCTCCGAACGCCAGGGACGTGCGATCGACCGCGACCAGGCCGGCTCGATGGAAAAGAAGAAACGCGAAGGATATTTCTGA
- a CDS encoding phosphoadenylyl-sulfate reductase encodes MTTQSLETKAQALNEELGALDLAGRLALVAGLDGRAVFTTSLGIEDQVITAAIGTNRLNIDVVTLETGRLFNETAALIGETEETYGIAIRRFHPEKADIDAYVAQYGMNGFYDSVEARHACCGVRKLRPLARALEGANYWITGLRRGQSGNRATTPFAEADLERGLIKVNPLADWDIDAIHAHVAAEAIPVNPLHSRGYPSIGCEPCTRAIKPGEPERAGRWWWENDEKRECGLHVAEAASSSIPNASSAA; translated from the coding sequence ATGACCACGCAATCCCTCGAAACCAAGGCGCAAGCGCTGAACGAAGAGCTGGGAGCCCTGGATCTTGCCGGACGGCTGGCGCTTGTCGCCGGTCTCGACGGCCGTGCCGTTTTCACGACCTCGCTCGGAATCGAGGACCAGGTTATCACCGCGGCCATCGGCACCAACCGCCTCAACATCGATGTCGTCACTCTCGAGACCGGCCGTCTCTTCAACGAAACGGCCGCACTGATCGGCGAGACCGAGGAAACCTACGGCATCGCAATCAGGCGCTTCCACCCGGAAAAGGCCGATATCGATGCCTATGTGGCGCAATACGGCATGAACGGCTTCTACGACAGCGTCGAGGCCCGGCATGCCTGTTGCGGCGTGCGCAAGCTGAGGCCGCTTGCGCGCGCGCTTGAAGGGGCAAACTACTGGATCACGGGACTCCGCCGCGGCCAATCGGGCAACCGCGCCACCACGCCCTTCGCCGAAGCTGACCTCGAGCGGGGGCTGATCAAGGTCAACCCACTTGCCGACTGGGACATCGACGCGATCCACGCCCATGTCGCGGCCGAGGCCATTCCGGTCAATCCGCTGCACAGCCGCGGCTATCCGTCGATCGGCTGCGAGCCCTGCACCCGCGCCATCAAGCCAGGCGAGCCCGAGCGGGCCGGGCGCTGGTGGTGGGAAAACGACGAGAAGCGCGAATGCGGCCTCCACGTTGCGGAAGCCGCTTCGTCCAGCATCCCGAACGCAAGCAGCGCCGCCTGA
- a CDS encoding DUF6152 family protein — MLSTRIPIAGLLGLLLVSGAYAHHGWSWAEADQVELSGVIREISMAPPHPTLRVETENDGVWRVELGNPRLTQRSGFVEGVAKVGDPIVVLGNRSLDPNEKRMKAVRITVAGKVYDIYPDRIQTN; from the coding sequence ATGTTGTCGACACGCATTCCCATAGCCGGCTTGCTCGGCCTGCTCCTCGTCTCGGGAGCCTATGCGCATCACGGCTGGTCCTGGGCGGAGGCCGATCAGGTCGAGCTTTCCGGCGTGATCCGCGAAATCTCCATGGCGCCGCCCCATCCGACGCTGCGGGTGGAGACGGAAAATGACGGCGTCTGGCGCGTGGAACTCGGCAATCCGCGGCTCACTCAACGTTCGGGTTTCGTCGAAGGCGTCGCGAAGGTCGGCGATCCGATCGTGGTGCTCGGCAATCGCTCTCTCGACCCGAACGAGAAGCGGATGAAAGCGGTGCGGATCACCGTCGCCGGAAAGGTCTATGACATCTATCCGGACCGGATCCAGACGAACTGA
- a CDS encoding DUF6644 family protein, with amino-acid sequence MEAVATLEWIAGLPVAVALRRSATFYIFVNAAHILSIGIIIGAILPLDLRLLGIIRAVPVAVIGPFLSRAAAVGVALAIATGFCLFSVNPLEYAGNPAFLTKMSLLALGVANATLLHLAPQWRAAVNGGPLSWRVRLSGLLSLAIWTGAVVAGRWIGFLLE; translated from the coding sequence ATGGAAGCGGTGGCGACACTGGAGTGGATCGCAGGGCTGCCGGTCGCCGTCGCGCTCCGGCGCTCCGCAACTTTCTACATCTTCGTGAACGCCGCCCATATCCTGTCGATCGGGATCATCATCGGCGCGATCCTGCCGCTGGACCTAAGGCTCTTGGGTATAATCCGGGCAGTTCCGGTCGCAGTGATCGGACCGTTCCTGTCGCGCGCCGCAGCCGTCGGCGTCGCGCTGGCGATCGCCACCGGCTTCTGCCTCTTCAGCGTCAATCCGCTTGAATATGCCGGCAATCCAGCGTTTCTGACCAAGATGTCGCTGCTCGCTCTCGGCGTCGCCAATGCGACTCTATTGCACCTCGCGCCGCAATGGCGCGCCGCCGTAAATGGCGGACCGCTTTCCTGGCGGGTCCGCCTTTCAGGCTTGCTTTCGTTAGCGATCTGGACCGGGGCGGTTGTTGCCGGCCGCTGGATCGGGTTCCTCTTGGAGTAG